Proteins encoded in a region of the Ruegeria sp. AD91A genome:
- a CDS encoding glutamine amidotransferase has product MKRFLILQLRPETDASDAEYASILNRSGLSPDQTHRVRLDCENLPEGLDVTDYAGVIVGGGPGCVSDNPATKSPLDARIETTIMGLMPQIIARDHPFMGCCYGLGILAAHLGGDVSKARYGEPVGPSTCHLTPEGQQDPLTAGLEATFDAFVGHKEAVQALPKGCVHLVASDPCPFQMIRWGQNVYATQFHPEADARDFEQRINIYKNHGYFPPEDAQKLIDHCHSADVTQPGEILRRFVRRYE; this is encoded by the coding sequence ATGAAACGCTTTTTGATCCTGCAACTGCGCCCCGAAACCGATGCGTCCGACGCCGAGTACGCCTCGATCCTGAACCGGAGCGGGTTGTCGCCCGATCAGACCCATCGCGTCCGTCTGGACTGCGAAAACCTGCCCGAGGGGTTGGATGTCACGGACTACGCCGGTGTCATCGTAGGAGGCGGACCGGGATGCGTCAGTGACAACCCGGCGACCAAATCCCCGTTGGATGCCCGGATCGAGACGACGATCATGGGGTTGATGCCGCAGATCATCGCACGGGATCACCCGTTCATGGGTTGCTGCTATGGCCTTGGTATTCTGGCTGCGCATCTGGGCGGCGACGTCAGCAAGGCCCGATATGGCGAACCCGTCGGACCATCCACTTGCCATCTGACCCCGGAAGGCCAGCAGGACCCGTTGACCGCAGGGTTGGAGGCCACCTTTGACGCTTTCGTTGGTCACAAGGAAGCGGTTCAGGCTCTGCCGAAAGGGTGCGTGCACCTTGTCGCGTCAGACCCCTGCCCGTTCCAGATGATCCGCTGGGGGCAGAACGTATATGCCACGCAGTTCCATCCCGAAGCCGACGCCAGGGATTTTGAACAGCGCATCAATATCTACAAAAACCACGGCTATTTCCCGCCTGAAGACGCGCAGAAACTGATCGACCACTGCCATTCTGCCGATGTCACACAACCCGGCGAGATCCTGCGCCGGTTCGTCAGACGATACGAGTGA
- a CDS encoding bile acid:sodium symporter family protein — protein MDLLINVGLPVSLAVIMLSLGIGLEVADFRRVLSRRRAFAIGAASQVVLLPVAAFVTVKIFALPPEIAVGFMLLSFCPGGVTSNILSKLAKADVALSVSLTAVISLLSIVTVPILAAWSIAHFMGDEAPDVSITGLAVALFLITTLPVAIGVGIRNFATGFANRVEPGLSALATVLFVLIVAAALAGNWQLFVENLGIMGAGLISLNIVLLFCGLGLARISNLSWNECKTISIETGIQNSTLGITLAALITNTESGFSPLALPSAVYGITMYAVVLPFLVWFRRR, from the coding sequence TTGGATCTGCTTATTAACGTCGGCCTGCCGGTTTCACTGGCCGTTATCATGCTGTCTCTGGGTATCGGACTGGAGGTCGCAGATTTCCGCCGTGTCCTGAGCCGACGTCGCGCCTTTGCCATCGGGGCGGCAAGTCAGGTTGTTCTATTGCCGGTGGCGGCCTTTGTGACGGTCAAAATTTTTGCTTTGCCGCCTGAAATCGCGGTTGGTTTCATGCTGCTCAGTTTTTGTCCAGGCGGCGTAACCAGCAATATCCTGTCAAAGCTCGCCAAGGCCGATGTCGCGCTTTCAGTCAGCCTGACCGCCGTGATCAGCCTTCTGTCGATCGTAACCGTACCAATATTGGCCGCCTGGTCGATCGCGCATTTCATGGGCGACGAAGCCCCTGACGTTTCCATCACCGGGCTGGCTGTTGCTCTGTTCCTGATCACTACGTTACCGGTGGCCATTGGTGTAGGGATTCGCAACTTTGCAACGGGGTTTGCAAACCGTGTGGAGCCGGGGTTGTCGGCGCTCGCGACCGTTTTGTTCGTGCTGATCGTTGCCGCTGCACTGGCCGGGAACTGGCAACTGTTCGTCGAAAATCTCGGCATCATGGGCGCCGGCTTGATTTCTCTGAATATCGTATTGCTTTTCTGTGGATTAGGGCTGGCGAGGATATCAAACCTGTCCTGGAATGAGTGCAAGACGATTTCAATCGAAACCGGAATTCAAAATTCCACGCTGGGCATTACACTGGCGGCGCTGATTACGAATACCGAAAGCGGGTTCAGCCCGCTGGCCCTGCCCTCGGCGGTTTATGGTATTACGATGTACGCCGTGGTTCTGCCGTTTCTTGTCTGGTTCCGCAGGCGCTGA